The Streptomyces cynarae genome contains a region encoding:
- a CDS encoding DUF4265 domain-containing protein, with translation MTGGQHSTDEGDLIQVAFPLEQDEDGYPPVNEERLPVRKLTDTVGQIVRAPFFITGVSNGDMIAFSDPSEGVARFGELLSVRGHSTLRVIFFDESQERRLVDELQQLGCIVETGGIPDLIAVDVPPAVDYRRVRAVLSAGESAELWEYEEGCLSAEHRAQS, from the coding sequence ATGACTGGCGGGCAACATTCCACCGATGAGGGCGACCTCATTCAAGTGGCATTTCCGCTGGAGCAGGACGAGGACGGATACCCTCCGGTCAACGAGGAGCGCCTGCCGGTCCGCAAGCTCACCGATACGGTGGGGCAGATCGTCCGTGCTCCGTTCTTCATCACGGGTGTCAGCAACGGAGACATGATCGCTTTCTCCGATCCCTCAGAAGGGGTGGCTCGATTCGGCGAGCTGCTCTCGGTGCGGGGACACTCGACGCTCCGGGTGATCTTCTTCGACGAGTCGCAGGAACGGCGCCTCGTGGACGAACTCCAACAGCTCGGCTGCATTGTCGAGACTGGCGGAATTCCCGACCTCATCGCGGTCGATGTCCCACCAGCTGTGGACTACCGGAGGGTGCGTGCGGTGCTGTCCGCCGGGGAATCCGCAGAGCTGTGGGAATACGAGGAAGGCTGCCTTTCGGCGGAGCACAGGGCTCAGTCGTAG